A window of the Cynocephalus volans isolate mCynVol1 chromosome 10, mCynVol1.pri, whole genome shotgun sequence genome harbors these coding sequences:
- the CXCL16 gene encoding C-X-C motif chemokine 16 produces the protein MRRVWGAGARALLLLLLARLPPPGDGNEGSITGSCPCDRIFSSDSPPSAQIMDHLQQHLKAYHRCPRYIRFQLPLRSVCGGPEDRWVRKLIGCFDGKECGSTNSKSREHLPLPSTQIPEPTGIPDPSDIGQTFLPSSLHPTFLPAAPSLDKELTNLNETTTPIVGHSLGVRPEAGENQKQLEENAGFAAGTSAVVPVLTLLVIIFILIGVLLYVLCKRRREQSLKYFPDSQLHYTPVTPDSNA, from the exons ATGAGGCGGGTCTGGGGAGCCGGGGCCCGCGCGCTCCTACTCCTCCTGCTGGCGCGGCTGCCTCCGCCAG GCGATGGGAACGAGGGCAGCATCACCGGAAGTTGTCCCTGTGACAGGATATTTTCTTCTGACTCCCCCCCATCGGCTCAAATCATGGATCATCTCCAACAACACCTAAAAGCCTACCATCGCTGTCCACGCTACATCAG GTTCCAACTACCTCTCCGGAGTGTATGTGGGGGCCCGGAAGACCGGTGGGTTCGTAAATTGATTGGCTGCTTTGATGGCAAAG AATGTGGAAGCACTAATTCAAAGAGTCGGGAGCATTTACCTCTCCCCAGCACCCAGATTCCTGAGCCCACGGGAATTCCTGATCCTTCAGACATTGGCCAGACATTCCTGCCATCCTCCCTGCACCCCACCTTTCTACCAGCAGCACCATCCTTGGATAAAGAGCTCACCAACCTCAATGAAACCACGACTCCCATTGTGGGCCACAGTCTGGGAGTTAGACCTGAGGCTGGAGAGAACCAGAAGCAGCTGGAAGAAAATGCAGGTTTCGCAGCTGGCACATCAGCCGTGGTGCCGGTGTTGACTCTCCTGGTCATTATCTTCATCCTCATTGGAGTCCTCCTCTATGTGCTGTGcaagaggaggagggagcagtCACTGAAGTACTTTCCAG ATTCGCAGCTTCATTATACACCTGTGACACCAGACTCCAACGCCTGA
- the ZMYND15 gene encoding zinc finger MYND domain-containing protein 15 isoform X3 — protein MEFVSGYRDEFLDFAALLFGWFRKFVAERGAVGASLEGRWRQLEAQIRRLPQDPALWVLHVLPNRSVGISLGQGADPGPGPGLGAARLLGEEPPLHLQDLSPYISFVSLEDGQDGEEEEEEDEEENGEEGASTEKVEPEKDRESAPASRESPQEASPPGEPEEAEQEGGGGHDGCREDKAEDETGPEKRKGWRSEAAPLHVSCLLMVTDEHGIILGIDLLMDGVQGSAGQGSGTENLAPRAYALLCHSMACPMGSGDPRKPRQLTVGDTQLHRELKSLVPRLGVKLAKTPMRTWGPRPGFTFASLRARICHVCHRHSFEVKLTPCPQCSAVLYCGEACLKADWRRCPDDVSHRFWCPKLAAFMERAGELATLPFTYTAEVTSETFNKEAFLASRGLTRGYWTQLSMLITGPGTPRHPWGSTSALSLLSGDPYHLLQGDGPALMPPVPPDPPRGLFVPELNIQNKQSLKIHVVEAGKEFDLVMVFWELLVLLPHVALELQFVGDGLPPESDQQHFTLQRDGPEVSVRPGSGVSARLSSATKEKGGRRDLQIKVSARPYHLLQGPKPDLVIGFNSGFGLKDTWLSSLPRLQSLRVPAFFTESSEYGCVMDDQTMAVATGGGTSPPRPNPFRSPFRLRAADNCMPWYCNAFIFHLVYKPPQGAAARQASGPAPPAPAPAASPAPTRRRRGEKKSGRGARRRR, from the exons ATGGAGTTTGTGTCTGGATACCGCGACGAGTTCCTTGATTTCGCTGCTCTGCTCTTTGGCTGGTTCCGCAAGTTCGTGGCAGAGCGCGGGGCTGTCGGAGCCAGCCTTGAGGGCCGCTGGCGGCAGCTGGAGGCTCAGATAAGAAGGCTGCCCCAGGACCCTGCCCTTTGGGTGCTCCATGTCTTGCCCAACCGTAGTGTGGGCATCAGCCTGGGGCAGGGGGCAGACCCAGGCCCTGGACCAGGCCTGGGAGCTGCCCGGCTCCTGGGAGAGGAGCCTCCACTCCACCTGCAAGACCTGAGCCCCTATATCAGCTTTGTCAGCCTAGAGGATGGgcaggatggggaggaggaggaagaggaagatgaagaAGAGAATGGAGAGGAGGGTGCAAGCACAGAGAAGGTAGAGCCGGAGAAGGACAGGGAGTCAGCCCCTGCCAGCAGGGAGTCCCCCCAGGAAGCAAGCCCTCCAGGGGAGCCAGAGGAAGCTGagcaggagggaggaggtggTCACGATGGCTGCCGAGAGGACAAGGCAGAGGATGAAACAGGTCCTGAGAAGAGGAAGGGATGGAGGAGTG aGGCTGCTCCTCTTCACGTTTCCTGCCTTTTAATGGTGACAGATGAACATGGCATCATCTTGGGCATTGATCTGCTAATGGATGGAGTGCAGGGGAGTGCAGGCCAGGGCTCAGGGACCGAGAATCTGGCTCCTCGGGCCTATGCTCTCCTCTGCCAcagcatggcctgccccatgggctCTGGGGACCCCCGAAAGCCCCGACAGCTTACTGTGGGAGACACCCAGCTGCATCG AGAGCTGAAGAGCCTGGTCCCAAGGCTGGGCGTGAAGTTAGCCAAGACCCCAATGCGGACGTGGGGTCCCCGGCCAGGCTTCACCTTTGCCTCCCTTCGGGCTCGAATCTGCCATGTTTGTCACAGGCACAGCTTTGAAGTGAAGCTAACACCGTG CCCCCAGTGCAGTGCTGTCCTGTATTGTGGAGAGGCTTGTCTCAAGGCTGACTGGAGGCGATGTCCAGATGATGTGAGCCACCGATTTTGGTGTCCAAAGCTTGCGGCCTTCATGGAGCGGGCGGGGGAACTAGCAACTCTGCCTTTTACCTACACTGCAG AGGTGACCAGTGAAACCTTTAACAAGGAGGCCTTCTTGGCCTCTCGGGGCCTCACTCGTGGCTACTGGACCCAGCTCAGCATGCTGATTACAGGCCCTGGCACCCCCAGGCACCCCTGGGGCAGCACATCAGCCCTCAGTCTTCTCAGTG GAGATCCCTACCACCTTCTCCAAGGGGATGGGCCTGCCCTGATGCCTCCTGTGCCCCCAGATCCACCCAGGGGCCTCTTTG TCCCTGAGCTCAACATCCAGAACAAACAGTCACTGAAGATCCACGtggtagaggctgggaaggagttTGACTTGGTAATGGTGTTTTGG GAGCTCTTGGTCCTGCTCCCCCATGTGGCCCTGGAGCTGCAGTTTGTGGGCGACGGCCTGCCCCCTGAGAGTGACCAACAGCATTTTACCCTGCAGAGG GATGGCCCCGAGGTGTCTGTCCGTCCTGGTTCTGGGGTATCAGCACGACTCAGCTCTGCAACCAAGGAGAAAGGGGGCCGCAGGGACCTACAGATCAAAGTGTCGGCAAGGCCCTACCACCTACTCCAGGGGCCCAAGCCAGACCTGGTTATTG GATTTAACTCTGGCTTTGGTCTCAAGGACACTTGGCTGAGCTCTCTGCCTCGGTTACAG TCCCTCCGAGTGCCAGCCTTCTTCACCGAGAGCAGCGAGTATGGCTGTGTGATGGACGACCAGACCATGGCGGTGGCCACAGGAGGGGGCACCAGCCCTCCACGGCCCAACCCCTTCCGCTCCCCCTTTCGCCTCAGAGCGGCCGACAACTGCATGCCCTG gtaCTGCAACGCCTTCATCTTCCATCTGGTCTACAAGCCCCCGCAAGGGGCTGCGGCCCGCCAGGCGTCCGGCCCCGCGCCCCCTGCCCCGGCTCCTGCCGCTTCTCCCGCCCCCACCCGAAGGCGCCGGGGAGAAAAGAAATCGGGGCGCGGGGCCCGCCGGCGGAGATGA
- the ZMYND15 gene encoding zinc finger MYND domain-containing protein 15 isoform X2: MEFVSGYRDEFLDFAALLFGWFRKFVAERGAVGASLEGRWRQLEAQIRRLPQDPALWVLHVLPNRSVGISLGQGADPGPGPGLGAARLLGEEPPLHLQDLSPYISFVSLEDGQDGEEEEEEDEEENGEEGASTEKVEPEKDRESAPASRESPQEASPPGEPEEAEQEGGGGHDGCREDKAEDETGPEKRKGWRSEAAPLHVSCLLMVTDEHGIILGIDLLMDGVQGSAGQGSGTENLAPRAYALLCHSMACPMGSGDPRKPRQLTVGDTQLHRELKSLVPRLGVKLAKTPMRTWGPRPGFTFASLRARICHVCHRHSFEVKLTPCPQCSAVLYCGEACLKADWRRCPDDVSHRFWCPKLAAFMERAGELATLPFTYTAEVTSETFNKEAFLASRGLTRGYWTQLSMLITGPGTPRHPWGSTSALSLLSGDPYHLLQGDGPALMPPVPPDPPRGLFGSWQDYYTWRGLSLDSPMAVLLTYPLTVYYVITHLVPQSFPELNIQNKQSLKIHVVEAGKEFDLVMVFWELLVLLPHVALELQFVGDGLPPESDQQHFTLQRDGPEVSVRPGSGVSARLSSATKEKGGRRDLQIKVSARPYHLLQGPKPDLVIGFNSGFGLKDTWLSSLPRLQSLRVPAFFTESSEYGCVMDDQTMAVATGGGTSPPRPNPFRSPFRLRAADNCMPWYCNAFIFHLVYKPPQGAAARQASGPAPPAPAPAASPAPTRRRRGEKKSGRGARRRR, encoded by the exons ATGGAGTTTGTGTCTGGATACCGCGACGAGTTCCTTGATTTCGCTGCTCTGCTCTTTGGCTGGTTCCGCAAGTTCGTGGCAGAGCGCGGGGCTGTCGGAGCCAGCCTTGAGGGCCGCTGGCGGCAGCTGGAGGCTCAGATAAGAAGGCTGCCCCAGGACCCTGCCCTTTGGGTGCTCCATGTCTTGCCCAACCGTAGTGTGGGCATCAGCCTGGGGCAGGGGGCAGACCCAGGCCCTGGACCAGGCCTGGGAGCTGCCCGGCTCCTGGGAGAGGAGCCTCCACTCCACCTGCAAGACCTGAGCCCCTATATCAGCTTTGTCAGCCTAGAGGATGGgcaggatggggaggaggaggaagaggaagatgaagaAGAGAATGGAGAGGAGGGTGCAAGCACAGAGAAGGTAGAGCCGGAGAAGGACAGGGAGTCAGCCCCTGCCAGCAGGGAGTCCCCCCAGGAAGCAAGCCCTCCAGGGGAGCCAGAGGAAGCTGagcaggagggaggaggtggTCACGATGGCTGCCGAGAGGACAAGGCAGAGGATGAAACAGGTCCTGAGAAGAGGAAGGGATGGAGGAGTG aGGCTGCTCCTCTTCACGTTTCCTGCCTTTTAATGGTGACAGATGAACATGGCATCATCTTGGGCATTGATCTGCTAATGGATGGAGTGCAGGGGAGTGCAGGCCAGGGCTCAGGGACCGAGAATCTGGCTCCTCGGGCCTATGCTCTCCTCTGCCAcagcatggcctgccccatgggctCTGGGGACCCCCGAAAGCCCCGACAGCTTACTGTGGGAGACACCCAGCTGCATCG AGAGCTGAAGAGCCTGGTCCCAAGGCTGGGCGTGAAGTTAGCCAAGACCCCAATGCGGACGTGGGGTCCCCGGCCAGGCTTCACCTTTGCCTCCCTTCGGGCTCGAATCTGCCATGTTTGTCACAGGCACAGCTTTGAAGTGAAGCTAACACCGTG CCCCCAGTGCAGTGCTGTCCTGTATTGTGGAGAGGCTTGTCTCAAGGCTGACTGGAGGCGATGTCCAGATGATGTGAGCCACCGATTTTGGTGTCCAAAGCTTGCGGCCTTCATGGAGCGGGCGGGGGAACTAGCAACTCTGCCTTTTACCTACACTGCAG AGGTGACCAGTGAAACCTTTAACAAGGAGGCCTTCTTGGCCTCTCGGGGCCTCACTCGTGGCTACTGGACCCAGCTCAGCATGCTGATTACAGGCCCTGGCACCCCCAGGCACCCCTGGGGCAGCACATCAGCCCTCAGTCTTCTCAGTG GAGATCCCTACCACCTTCTCCAAGGGGATGGGCCTGCCCTGATGCCTCCTGTGCCCCCAGATCCACCCAGGGGCCTCTTTG GCTCGTGGCAGGACTACTACACATGGCGGGGCCTCAGCTTGGACTCCCCCATGGCTGTGCTTCTCACCTACCCGCTGACAGTGTACTACGTCATCACTCACCTGGTGCCCCAGTCCT TCCCTGAGCTCAACATCCAGAACAAACAGTCACTGAAGATCCACGtggtagaggctgggaaggagttTGACTTGGTAATGGTGTTTTGG GAGCTCTTGGTCCTGCTCCCCCATGTGGCCCTGGAGCTGCAGTTTGTGGGCGACGGCCTGCCCCCTGAGAGTGACCAACAGCATTTTACCCTGCAGAGG GATGGCCCCGAGGTGTCTGTCCGTCCTGGTTCTGGGGTATCAGCACGACTCAGCTCTGCAACCAAGGAGAAAGGGGGCCGCAGGGACCTACAGATCAAAGTGTCGGCAAGGCCCTACCACCTACTCCAGGGGCCCAAGCCAGACCTGGTTATTG GATTTAACTCTGGCTTTGGTCTCAAGGACACTTGGCTGAGCTCTCTGCCTCGGTTACAG TCCCTCCGAGTGCCAGCCTTCTTCACCGAGAGCAGCGAGTATGGCTGTGTGATGGACGACCAGACCATGGCGGTGGCCACAGGAGGGGGCACCAGCCCTCCACGGCCCAACCCCTTCCGCTCCCCCTTTCGCCTCAGAGCGGCCGACAACTGCATGCCCTG gtaCTGCAACGCCTTCATCTTCCATCTGGTCTACAAGCCCCCGCAAGGGGCTGCGGCCCGCCAGGCGTCCGGCCCCGCGCCCCCTGCCCCGGCTCCTGCCGCTTCTCCCGCCCCCACCCGAAGGCGCCGGGGAGAAAAGAAATCGGGGCGCGGGGCCCGCCGGCGGAGATGA
- the MED11 gene encoding mediator of RNA polymerase II transcription subunit 11: protein MATYSLANERLRALEDIEREIGAILQNAGTVILELSKEKTNERLLDRQAAAFTASVQHVEAELSAQIRYLTQVATGQPHEGSSYSSRKDCQMALKRVDYARLKLGDVARTCEQMLEN, encoded by the exons ATGGCTACCTACAGTCTGGCGAACGAGCGACTACGCGCCCTGGAAGATATCGAAAGGGAAATCGGCGCCATCCTTCAGAATGCAG GTACGGTGATCCTAGAATTGTCCAAGGAAAAAACCAACGAGCGGCTTCTAGACCGGCAGGCGGCGGCCTTCACCGCTTCGGTGCAACACGTGGAGGCGGAGCTGTCGGCTCAGATCCGCTACCTCACCCAG GTGGCCACAGGGCAGCCCCATGAGGGCTCCAGCTACTCTTCAAGGAAGGACTGTCAGATGGCTCTGAAGCGAGTGGACTATGCCCGCCTCAAGCTCGGTGATGTGGCCCGAACCTGTGAGCAGATGCTGGAGAATTAG
- the ZMYND15 gene encoding zinc finger MYND domain-containing protein 15 isoform X1, with translation MEFVSGYRDEFLDFAALLFGWFRKFVAERGAVGASLEGRWRQLEAQIRRLPQDPALWVLHVLPNRSVGISLGQGADPGPGPGLGAARLLGEEPPLHLQDLSPYISFVSLEDGQDGEEEEEEDEEENGEEGASTEKVEPEKDRESAPASRESPQEASPPGEPEEAEQEGGGGHDGCREDKAEDETGPEKRKGWRSEAAPLHVSCLLMVTDEHGIILGIDLLMDGVQGSAGQGSGTENLAPRAYALLCHSMACPMGSGDPRKPRQLTVGDTQLHRELKSLVPRLGVKLAKTPMRTWGPRPGFTFASLRARICHVCHRHSFEVKLTPCPQCSAVLYCGEACLKADWRRCPDDVSHRFWCPKLAAFMERAGELATLPFTYTAEVTSETFNKEAFLASRGLTRGYWTQLSMLITGPGTPRHPWGSTSALSLLSGDPYHLLQGDGPALMPPVPPDPPRGLFGSWQDYYTWRGLSLDSPMAVLLTYPLTVYYVITHLVPQSFPELNIQNKQSLKIHVVEAGKEFDLVMVFWELLVLLPHVALELQFVGDGLPPESDQQHFTLQRDGPEVSVRPGSGVSARLSSATKEKGGRRDLQIKVSARPYHLLQGPKPDLVIASFSLVSAGFNSGFGLKDTWLSSLPRLQSLRVPAFFTESSEYGCVMDDQTMAVATGGGTSPPRPNPFRSPFRLRAADNCMPWYCNAFIFHLVYKPPQGAAARQASGPAPPAPAPAASPAPTRRRRGEKKSGRGARRRR, from the exons ATGGAGTTTGTGTCTGGATACCGCGACGAGTTCCTTGATTTCGCTGCTCTGCTCTTTGGCTGGTTCCGCAAGTTCGTGGCAGAGCGCGGGGCTGTCGGAGCCAGCCTTGAGGGCCGCTGGCGGCAGCTGGAGGCTCAGATAAGAAGGCTGCCCCAGGACCCTGCCCTTTGGGTGCTCCATGTCTTGCCCAACCGTAGTGTGGGCATCAGCCTGGGGCAGGGGGCAGACCCAGGCCCTGGACCAGGCCTGGGAGCTGCCCGGCTCCTGGGAGAGGAGCCTCCACTCCACCTGCAAGACCTGAGCCCCTATATCAGCTTTGTCAGCCTAGAGGATGGgcaggatggggaggaggaggaagaggaagatgaagaAGAGAATGGAGAGGAGGGTGCAAGCACAGAGAAGGTAGAGCCGGAGAAGGACAGGGAGTCAGCCCCTGCCAGCAGGGAGTCCCCCCAGGAAGCAAGCCCTCCAGGGGAGCCAGAGGAAGCTGagcaggagggaggaggtggTCACGATGGCTGCCGAGAGGACAAGGCAGAGGATGAAACAGGTCCTGAGAAGAGGAAGGGATGGAGGAGTG aGGCTGCTCCTCTTCACGTTTCCTGCCTTTTAATGGTGACAGATGAACATGGCATCATCTTGGGCATTGATCTGCTAATGGATGGAGTGCAGGGGAGTGCAGGCCAGGGCTCAGGGACCGAGAATCTGGCTCCTCGGGCCTATGCTCTCCTCTGCCAcagcatggcctgccccatgggctCTGGGGACCCCCGAAAGCCCCGACAGCTTACTGTGGGAGACACCCAGCTGCATCG AGAGCTGAAGAGCCTGGTCCCAAGGCTGGGCGTGAAGTTAGCCAAGACCCCAATGCGGACGTGGGGTCCCCGGCCAGGCTTCACCTTTGCCTCCCTTCGGGCTCGAATCTGCCATGTTTGTCACAGGCACAGCTTTGAAGTGAAGCTAACACCGTG CCCCCAGTGCAGTGCTGTCCTGTATTGTGGAGAGGCTTGTCTCAAGGCTGACTGGAGGCGATGTCCAGATGATGTGAGCCACCGATTTTGGTGTCCAAAGCTTGCGGCCTTCATGGAGCGGGCGGGGGAACTAGCAACTCTGCCTTTTACCTACACTGCAG AGGTGACCAGTGAAACCTTTAACAAGGAGGCCTTCTTGGCCTCTCGGGGCCTCACTCGTGGCTACTGGACCCAGCTCAGCATGCTGATTACAGGCCCTGGCACCCCCAGGCACCCCTGGGGCAGCACATCAGCCCTCAGTCTTCTCAGTG GAGATCCCTACCACCTTCTCCAAGGGGATGGGCCTGCCCTGATGCCTCCTGTGCCCCCAGATCCACCCAGGGGCCTCTTTG GCTCGTGGCAGGACTACTACACATGGCGGGGCCTCAGCTTGGACTCCCCCATGGCTGTGCTTCTCACCTACCCGCTGACAGTGTACTACGTCATCACTCACCTGGTGCCCCAGTCCT TCCCTGAGCTCAACATCCAGAACAAACAGTCACTGAAGATCCACGtggtagaggctgggaaggagttTGACTTGGTAATGGTGTTTTGG GAGCTCTTGGTCCTGCTCCCCCATGTGGCCCTGGAGCTGCAGTTTGTGGGCGACGGCCTGCCCCCTGAGAGTGACCAACAGCATTTTACCCTGCAGAGG GATGGCCCCGAGGTGTCTGTCCGTCCTGGTTCTGGGGTATCAGCACGACTCAGCTCTGCAACCAAGGAGAAAGGGGGCCGCAGGGACCTACAGATCAAAGTGTCGGCAAGGCCCTACCACCTACTCCAGGGGCCCAAGCCAGACCTGGTTATTG CCAGCTTCTCCCTGGTCTCTGCAGGATTTAACTCTGGCTTTGGTCTCAAGGACACTTGGCTGAGCTCTCTGCCTCGGTTACAG TCCCTCCGAGTGCCAGCCTTCTTCACCGAGAGCAGCGAGTATGGCTGTGTGATGGACGACCAGACCATGGCGGTGGCCACAGGAGGGGGCACCAGCCCTCCACGGCCCAACCCCTTCCGCTCCCCCTTTCGCCTCAGAGCGGCCGACAACTGCATGCCCTG gtaCTGCAACGCCTTCATCTTCCATCTGGTCTACAAGCCCCCGCAAGGGGCTGCGGCCCGCCAGGCGTCCGGCCCCGCGCCCCCTGCCCCGGCTCCTGCCGCTTCTCCCGCCCCCACCCGAAGGCGCCGGGGAGAAAAGAAATCGGGGCGCGGGGCCCGCCGGCGGAGATGA